The following are encoded together in the Adhaeribacter arboris genome:
- a CDS encoding Fic family protein: MEHIEKALQLKGQLDKLRPIEKEQEAIITQKFRLDWNYHSNNLEGNSLTFGETKALILFGITAQGKPLKDHFEIKGHDEALKWVIDVVQGDYPLTENFIRELHALLLKESYEVNAITPDGQPTKKRVAVGSYKTTPNHVLTKTGEIFRFASPEETPALMHDLINWYKDKKDVPDVNPILLAAEFHYRFIRIHPFDDGNGRTARILMNFILMQFGYPPVIIKTEDKANYFSVLQLADSGSIEPFMDYIAKNLIRSLELMIAGASGQSIEEPDDLDKEIALLEQRFKTSIKENQVLRTKEAVLDIYDNSIAKLWERFLSSCKRFDSFYAINESTLYILGKAWKGVDAPKMIRQFIDENLSFIYLIYNFTSINYEGLTNYNFRSQIEVKFNFTEGYTIHLPDNSKLLEKPYGVQLTDKEIDELVKVEALRHKDFIERKLKEIQNKNT, encoded by the coding sequence ATGGAACACATTGAGAAGGCGTTACAGCTTAAAGGACAATTAGATAAACTTAGACCAATCGAGAAAGAACAAGAAGCTATTATTACGCAGAAGTTTCGCCTTGATTGGAACTATCACTCAAACAATTTGGAGGGCAATTCTCTAACCTTTGGTGAAACGAAAGCGCTTATACTGTTCGGAATTACGGCGCAAGGTAAGCCTTTAAAGGACCACTTTGAGATAAAAGGTCATGATGAAGCCTTAAAATGGGTGATAGACGTTGTACAAGGTGATTATCCATTAACAGAAAACTTTATTCGGGAACTGCATGCCCTACTTTTGAAAGAATCTTACGAAGTAAATGCTATTACTCCCGACGGGCAACCCACCAAAAAGAGAGTAGCCGTAGGTAGTTATAAAACAACTCCTAATCATGTATTAACGAAAACCGGCGAGATTTTCCGGTTTGCCTCACCCGAAGAAACCCCGGCTTTAATGCACGACTTAATTAATTGGTATAAGGATAAAAAAGATGTTCCCGATGTAAATCCCATACTTTTAGCAGCTGAGTTTCATTATAGATTTATCCGTATTCACCCCTTCGATGATGGAAATGGTCGAACGGCCAGGATTCTAATGAACTTTATCTTAATGCAGTTTGGCTACCCGCCTGTTATAATTAAAACCGAAGATAAAGCAAACTACTTTTCTGTCCTACAATTAGCAGATAGCGGATCAATAGAACCGTTTATGGACTACATCGCCAAAAATTTAATTCGTTCTTTAGAACTCATGATTGCCGGCGCATCTGGCCAAAGCATTGAAGAACCGGATGATTTAGATAAAGAAATCGCCTTGCTTGAACAAAGGTTTAAGACATCTATAAAAGAAAATCAAGTGCTACGAACTAAAGAAGCGGTACTCGATATTTACGATAATTCAATTGCTAAGCTTTGGGAAAGGTTTCTTTCTTCTTGTAAAAGGTTTGATAGTTTCTATGCGATAAATGAATCTACATTATACATACTTGGAAAAGCTTGGAAAGGCGTAGATGCACCTAAAATGATTAGACAATTTATTGATGAAAATTTAAGCTTTATTTACTTGATATATAATTTTACTAGCATTAATTACGAAGGTCTGACAAATTATAATTTTCGAAGCCAAATAGAAGTAAAATTTAACTTCACCGAAGGTTATACAATTCACCTTCCAGATAATTCTAAATTATTGGAAAAACCTTATGGAGTGCAGTTGACAGATAAAGAGATAGATGAATTAGTAAAGGTCGAAGCTCTTAGACATAAGGATTTTATTGAAAGAAAATTAAAGGAAATTCAAAATAAAAATACCTAA
- a CDS encoding alkaline phosphatase family protein — protein sequence MRKTIVLDIVGLTPAAIGKNTPFLKKWSDDSKLATVGHVLPAVTCSVQSTYLTGKWPSEHGIVANGWYFRDVCEVRNWHQSNKLVQAPKIWEKARELDPTFTCANINWWFAMNSTVDYTVTPRPQYLADGRKMPDCYTYPMDLRDKLTEKLGTFPLFEYWGPRTTINSSRWLAKAAIETDKLYDPTLTLVYLPHLDYNSQRYGPQDARVAKDLQEIDQLAGELITYFEGRGAQVIVLSEYGIAKVSQPVHLNRVLRQHGYISIREERGLELLDPGTCQAFAVADHQVAHIYVNDHSKLNEVRKLIESVPGVEKVLGPEEKAAYHLDHDRAGELVAIANKDSWFTYYYWLDDAKAPDFARVIDIHRKPGFDPVEMFTNPEIKMLMPKVGFKVLKKKLGFRMLMDIIPLDATLVGGSHGRQPASPAEGPLFITKNKNLLPTDSIEPTEVFDLMLAHLQQK from the coding sequence ATGCGCAAAACAATTGTTTTAGATATAGTAGGATTAACTCCTGCCGCTATTGGCAAGAATACTCCTTTTTTAAAAAAATGGTCGGATGATTCCAAATTAGCAACTGTGGGCCATGTATTACCGGCCGTTACTTGTTCGGTGCAATCTACTTATCTTACCGGCAAATGGCCCAGCGAACACGGAATTGTAGCCAATGGCTGGTATTTCCGGGACGTGTGCGAAGTTCGCAATTGGCATCAATCTAATAAACTGGTACAAGCGCCTAAAATCTGGGAAAAAGCCCGCGAACTGGACCCTACGTTTACTTGCGCCAACATTAACTGGTGGTTTGCCATGAACTCTACCGTCGATTATACGGTTACCCCTCGACCGCAGTATTTAGCCGATGGCCGCAAAATGCCGGATTGCTATACGTATCCCATGGACCTCCGCGATAAGCTGACAGAGAAATTAGGCACTTTTCCGCTGTTTGAGTATTGGGGCCCGAGAACTACCATTAACTCCAGTCGTTGGTTGGCAAAAGCAGCCATAGAAACCGATAAATTGTACGACCCTACGCTTACGCTCGTTTATCTTCCTCACCTGGATTATAATTCGCAGCGCTATGGCCCGCAAGATGCCCGGGTTGCTAAGGATTTACAGGAAATAGACCAACTGGCAGGCGAATTAATAACTTATTTTGAAGGCCGGGGAGCGCAGGTAATTGTATTATCGGAATACGGTATTGCGAAGGTAAGTCAACCGGTGCATTTAAACCGGGTATTGCGGCAGCACGGCTATATTTCGATTCGGGAAGAAAGAGGTTTGGAACTTCTGGACCCAGGTACCTGCCAAGCTTTTGCCGTTGCCGACCACCAGGTAGCGCATATCTATGTAAACGATCACTCTAAACTTAATGAAGTCCGGAAATTGATAGAAAGCGTACCAGGCGTGGAAAAAGTACTGGGTCCGGAAGAAAAAGCTGCTTACCACCTTGATCATGACCGGGCGGGTGAATTAGTAGCTATTGCGAATAAAGATTCGTGGTTTACCTATTACTATTGGCTCGACGATGCCAAAGCTCCGGATTTTGCCCGCGTTATTGATATTCACCGCAAGCCCGGTTTTGACCCGGTGGAAATGTTTACCAATCCGGAAATAAAGATGCTGATGCCGAAAGTAGGCTTTAAAGTATTAAAGAAAAAGCTGGGTTTCCGGATGCTCATGGATATTATTCCGCTGGATGCTACGCTGGTGGGTGGCTCGCACGGCCGCCAACCAGCATCACCGGCTGAAGGGCCTTTGTTCATCACGAAAAACAAAAACCTGCTCCCGACCGATTCTATCGAACCCACGGAAGTATTTGATTTAATGCTGGCTCATTTACAGCAGAAGTAG